In the Victivallis sp. Marseille-Q1083 genome, one interval contains:
- the tsaE gene encoding tRNA (adenosine(37)-N6)-threonylcarbamoyltransferase complex ATPase subunit type 1 TsaE, with protein MSTFNDVTELISRSEQETEAFASQLARRLPRGTVLALHGNLGAGKTVFSRGFARGLGITEPVSSPTYTIIQEYPLPEGGYLFHLDLYRIENSRSALAFGVDEYLNDPGAYALVEWSERIADILPPETRRLTIEQLDDTSRKLSLQS; from the coding sequence ATGTCCACTTTCAATGACGTGACGGAACTCATCAGCCGTTCAGAGCAGGAAACCGAAGCGTTCGCTTCCCAACTGGCCCGCCGGCTGCCGCGCGGCACCGTACTGGCGCTGCACGGCAATCTCGGCGCCGGCAAGACGGTCTTTTCGCGCGGTTTCGCCCGAGGCCTCGGCATTACCGAACCGGTTTCCAGCCCGACTTACACGATCATCCAGGAATATCCATTGCCGGAGGGCGGCTATCTGTTTCATCTTGACCTCTACCGGATCGAAAACTCCCGTTCGGCGCTGGCGTTCGGCGTGGACGAATATCTCAACGATCCCGGCGCGTACGCACTGGTGGAGTGGTCGGAACGGATCGCCGACATCCTGCCGCCGGAAACCCGCCGCCTGACCATCGAACAGCTCGACGACACCAGCCGTAAACTTTCGCTGCAATCATAA